One part of the Candidatus Wallbacteria bacterium genome encodes these proteins:
- a CDS encoding nucleotide exchange factor GrpE, translating into MSDNLLKKEDTTEAPADMEKFNGAVTELIEKNKPRLEELKRNFDAFLQDQNGMDDLKKKILESGVLPADLSREQAGKYLASILDNLKKGNDLNGFVEDFKTRLSECKALPDLEKCFEETYNSCAEIEKIVRQSAEGMFSLMLEQYRTASFDKKEREALKAELDKYRKLSEEYLEMSRSLKKDYTRMRERLTKEKDEIAQTANKKLLCDLLEVADNLEEALNQSRKELDCEKSMHFKGVSLVWDRLKKIFSDNQVKEMEVIDKPFDPVFHEALAQDLESGRDEGTITEIFKKGYFYRESVLRSALVRVAAGKPKIEQTQSENH; encoded by the coding sequence GGAAAAGTTTAACGGGGCAGTGACTGAACTGATCGAAAAAAACAAGCCCAGGCTCGAGGAACTGAAGCGGAATTTTGATGCCTTTCTTCAGGACCAGAACGGAATGGATGACCTGAAAAAGAAAATCCTGGAGTCAGGAGTGCTTCCTGCGGACCTCTCCCGCGAACAGGCCGGGAAATATCTTGCCAGCATCCTGGACAACCTGAAAAAAGGCAATGATTTGAACGGCTTTGTGGAAGATTTCAAGACCCGTCTTTCTGAATGCAAAGCCTTGCCTGACCTGGAAAAATGCTTTGAAGAGACATACAATTCCTGCGCCGAGATCGAGAAGATTGTCAGGCAGTCGGCAGAAGGCATGTTTTCCCTGATGCTGGAGCAATACAGGACGGCTTCATTCGATAAAAAGGAACGCGAGGCCCTTAAGGCAGAGCTTGATAAGTACAGGAAACTCTCAGAAGAATACCTGGAAATGTCCAGAAGCCTCAAGAAGGATTACACCAGGATGCGGGAGAGGCTGACAAAGGAGAAGGATGAGATCGCGCAGACAGCCAATAAAAAACTGCTTTGCGATCTCCTGGAAGTGGCTGACAACCTCGAAGAAGCGCTGAATCAGTCGCGCAAGGAGCTGGACTGCGAAAAAAGCATGCATTTCAAAGGAGTAAGTCTGGTCTGGGACAGGCTTAAAAAAATATTCTCAGACAATCAGGTGAAAGAGATGGAAGTGATTGACAAGCCTTTTGACCCTGTTTTTCACGAAGCACTGGCTCAGGATCTGGAGTCAGGCAGGGATGAAGGCACGATCACTGAAATCTTTAAAAAAGGTTATTTCTATCGGGAGAGTGTGCTCCGTTCAGCCCTGGTAAGGGTGGCTGCGGGCAAACCAAAGATAGAGCAGACCCAATCAGAAAATCATTAA